The Panthera uncia isolate 11264 chromosome C2, Puncia_PCG_1.0, whole genome shotgun sequence genome contains a region encoding:
- the CCT8 gene encoding T-complex protein 1 subunit theta isoform X1, with the protein MALHVPKAPGFAQMLKEGAKHFSGLEEAVYRNIQACKELAQTTRTAYGPNGMNKMVINHLEKLFVTNDAATILRELEVQHPAAKMIVMASHMQEQEVGDGTNFVLVFAGALLELAEELLRIGLSVSEVIEGYEIACRKAHEILPDLVCCSAKNLRDVDEVSSVLHTSIMSKQYGNEVFLAKLIAQACVSIFPDSGHFNVDNIRVCKILGSGIYSSSVLHGMVFKKETEGDVTSVKSAKIAVYSCPFDGMITETKGTVLIKTAEELMNFSRGEENLMDAQVKAIADTGANVIVTGGKVADMALHYANKYNIMLVRLNSKWDLRRLCKTVGATALPRLTPPVLEEMGHCDSVYLSEVGDTQVVVFKHEKEDGAISTIVLRGSTDNLMDDIERAVDDGVNTFKVLTRDKRLVPGGGATEIELAKQITSYGETCPGLEQYAIKKFAEAFEAIPRALAENSGVKANEVISKLYAVHQEGNKNVGLDIEAEVPAVKDMLEAGILDTYLGKYWAIKLATNAAVTVLRVDQIIMAKLAGGPKAPKPQGNWDKDGWQDELHI; encoded by the exons CATTTTTCAGGATTAGAAGAGGCTGTATACAGGAACATACAGGCTTGCAAGGAGCTTGCCCAAACAACTCGTACAGCATATGGACCAAACG gaatGAACAAAATGGTTATCAACCACCTGGAGAAGTTGTTTGTGACAAACGACGCAGCCACTATTTTAAGAGAGCTAGAA GTACAGCATCCTGCTGCAAAAATGATCGTAATGGCTTCTCACATGCAAGAGCAAGAGGTTGGAGATGGCACAAACTTTGTGCTGGTGTTTGCTGGAGCCCTTCTGGAACTAGCTGAAGAGCTGCTGAGAATTGGGCTCTCGGTTTCGGAG GTCATAGAAGGTTATGAAATAGCCTGCAGAAAAGCCCATGAGATTCTTCCTGATTTAGTGTGTTGTTCTGCAAAAAATCTTCGGGATGTTGATGAAGTGTCCTCTGTGCTCCATACCTCCATAATGAGTAAACAGTACGGCAATGAAGTGTTTCTGGCCAAGCTCATTGCTCAGGCATGTG tatctaTTTTTCCTGATTCCGGCCATTTCAATGTTGATAACATCAGAGTGTGTAAGATTCTG GGCTCTGGTATCTATTCCTCTTCAGTATTGCATGGCATGGTTTTTAAGAAGGAAACTGAAGGTGATGTAACATCTGTCAAAAGTGCAAAAATAGCAGTGTATTCTTGTCCTTTTGATGGCATGATAACTGAAACTAAG GGAACAGTGCTGATAAAGACTGCTGAAGAATTGATGAATTTTAGTAGGGGAGAAGAGAATCTCATGGATGCACAAGTCAAAGCTATAGCTGACACCGGTGCAAATGTCATCGTAACAGGTGGCAAAGTGGCAGACATGGCTCTTCATTATGCCAACAAGTACAATATCATGTTGGTGAG gttgaattCCAAATGGGATCTCAGAAGACTATGTAAAACAGTTGGTGCTACAGCTCTTCCTAGATTG ACTCCTCCTGTCCTTGAAGAAATGGGACATTGTGACAGTGTTTATCTCTCAGAAGTTGGGGACACACAGGTGGTGGTTTTTAAGCATG AAAAGGAAGATGGTGCCATTTCTACCATTGTGCTTCGAGGCTCTACAGACAATCTGATGGATGATATAGAAAGGGCAGTAGATGACGGTGTTAATACTTTCAAAGTTCTCACAAGG GATAAACGTCTTGTTCCCGGAGGTGGAGCAACGGAAATCGAATTAGCCAAACAGATCACGTCATACGGAGAG ACCTGTCCTGGACTGGAACAGTATGCCATTAAGAAGTTTGCAGAGGCATTTGAAGCTATTCCCCGGGCACTGGCAGAAAATTCTGGAGTGAAAGCCAATGAAGTAATCTCTAAACTTTATGCAGTACatcaagaaggaaataaaaatgttggaTTAGATATTGag GCTGAAGTTCCCGCTGTAAAGGACATGTTGGAAGCTGGTATTCTAGACACTTACTTGGGAAAATACTGGGCTATCAAACTGGCTACGAATGCTGCTGTCACTGTACTTAGGGTGGATCAG ATTATAATGGCAAAACTGGCAGGTGGACCTAAAGCTCCTAAACCACAAGGAAATTGGGATAAAGATGGTTGGCAAGACGAACTTCATATATAA
- the CCT8 gene encoding T-complex protein 1 subunit theta isoform X2, which produces MALHVPKAPGFAQMLKEGAKHFSGLEEAVYRNIQACKELAQTTRTAYGPNGMNKMVINHLEKLFVTNDAATILRELEVQHPAAKMIVMASHMQEQEVGDGTNFVLVFAGALLELAEELLRIGLSVSEVIEGYEIACRKAHEILPDLVCCSAKNLRDVDEVSSVLHTSIMSKQYGNEVFLAKLIAQACVSIFPDSGHFNVDNIRVCKILGSGIYSSSVLHGMVFKKETEGDVTSVKSAKIAVYSCPFDGMITETKGTVLIKTAEELMNFSRGEENLMDAQVKAIADTGANVIVTGGKVADMALHYANKYNIMLVRLNSKWDLRRLCKTVGATALPRLTPPVLEEMGHCDSVYLSEVGDTQVVVFKHEKEDGAISTIVLRGSTDNLMDDIERAVDDGVNTFKVLTRDKRLVPGGGATEIELAKQITSYGETCPGLEQYAIKKFAEAFEAIPRALAENSGVKANEVISKLYAVHQEGNKNVGLDIEAEVPAVKDMLEAGILDTYLGKYWAIKLATNAAVTVLRVDQIIMAKPAGGPKPPSGKKDWDDDQND; this is translated from the exons CATTTTTCAGGATTAGAAGAGGCTGTATACAGGAACATACAGGCTTGCAAGGAGCTTGCCCAAACAACTCGTACAGCATATGGACCAAACG gaatGAACAAAATGGTTATCAACCACCTGGAGAAGTTGTTTGTGACAAACGACGCAGCCACTATTTTAAGAGAGCTAGAA GTACAGCATCCTGCTGCAAAAATGATCGTAATGGCTTCTCACATGCAAGAGCAAGAGGTTGGAGATGGCACAAACTTTGTGCTGGTGTTTGCTGGAGCCCTTCTGGAACTAGCTGAAGAGCTGCTGAGAATTGGGCTCTCGGTTTCGGAG GTCATAGAAGGTTATGAAATAGCCTGCAGAAAAGCCCATGAGATTCTTCCTGATTTAGTGTGTTGTTCTGCAAAAAATCTTCGGGATGTTGATGAAGTGTCCTCTGTGCTCCATACCTCCATAATGAGTAAACAGTACGGCAATGAAGTGTTTCTGGCCAAGCTCATTGCTCAGGCATGTG tatctaTTTTTCCTGATTCCGGCCATTTCAATGTTGATAACATCAGAGTGTGTAAGATTCTG GGCTCTGGTATCTATTCCTCTTCAGTATTGCATGGCATGGTTTTTAAGAAGGAAACTGAAGGTGATGTAACATCTGTCAAAAGTGCAAAAATAGCAGTGTATTCTTGTCCTTTTGATGGCATGATAACTGAAACTAAG GGAACAGTGCTGATAAAGACTGCTGAAGAATTGATGAATTTTAGTAGGGGAGAAGAGAATCTCATGGATGCACAAGTCAAAGCTATAGCTGACACCGGTGCAAATGTCATCGTAACAGGTGGCAAAGTGGCAGACATGGCTCTTCATTATGCCAACAAGTACAATATCATGTTGGTGAG gttgaattCCAAATGGGATCTCAGAAGACTATGTAAAACAGTTGGTGCTACAGCTCTTCCTAGATTG ACTCCTCCTGTCCTTGAAGAAATGGGACATTGTGACAGTGTTTATCTCTCAGAAGTTGGGGACACACAGGTGGTGGTTTTTAAGCATG AAAAGGAAGATGGTGCCATTTCTACCATTGTGCTTCGAGGCTCTACAGACAATCTGATGGATGATATAGAAAGGGCAGTAGATGACGGTGTTAATACTTTCAAAGTTCTCACAAGG GATAAACGTCTTGTTCCCGGAGGTGGAGCAACGGAAATCGAATTAGCCAAACAGATCACGTCATACGGAGAG ACCTGTCCTGGACTGGAACAGTATGCCATTAAGAAGTTTGCAGAGGCATTTGAAGCTATTCCCCGGGCACTGGCAGAAAATTCTGGAGTGAAAGCCAATGAAGTAATCTCTAAACTTTATGCAGTACatcaagaaggaaataaaaatgttggaTTAGATATTGag GCTGAAGTTCCCGCTGTAAAGGACATGTTGGAAGCTGGTATTCTAGACACTTACTTGGGAAAATACTGGGCTATCAAACTGGCTACGAATGCTGCTGTCACTGTACTTAGGGTGGATCAG atCATCATGGCAAAACCAGCCGGTGGGCCCAAACCTCCAAGTGGGAAGAAAGACTGGGATGATGACCAAAATGATTGA